In the genome of Lacerta agilis isolate rLacAgi1 chromosome 2, rLacAgi1.pri, whole genome shotgun sequence, one region contains:
- the LOC117042489 gene encoding zinc finger protein 501-like, with product MSPQRAKEEEEQGSRGFKMEAAGKRETKAEGEGDSGTSQGGENQIHREEKKHECTVCGKRLGSRSTLTSHQRVHTGEKAYTCTVCGKSFSDSSSHRRHRRTHTGEQPYTCSECGKSFSHSHSLTSHQRTHTGEKPYTCSECGKSFSDSSSHTNHRRTHTGEKPYTCSECGKSFSDSSSHRRHRRTHTGEQPYTCSECGKSFSDSSSHRRHQRTHTGEQPYTCSECGKSFSHSHSLTSHQRTHTGEKPYTCSECGKSFSESSSLKSHQQIHTREKPYTCSECGKSFSQSSALTLHQRTHTGEKRYKCFECKKSFSHSCSLTLHLRTHTGEKPYTCSVCGKSFSHSGTLTKHQRTHTGEKPYTCSECGKSFGTNGSLTSHKRSHRGETLYICSECGKSFTYSNGLLDIRDSSRQQTL from the coding sequence ATGTCACCACAAAgggccaaagaggaggaggagcaaggaaGCAGAGGGttcaagatggaggcagcaggcAAGAGGGAGACGAAAGCAGAAGGCGAGGGTGACTCTGGTACGTCTCAGGGTGGTGAAAATCAAATTcacagagaggagaaaaagcatgaatgtacagtgtgtggaaagagattgggTAGTCGCTCAACTCTTACTTCACatcaaagagtgcacacaggagagaaagcgtatacatgtacagtgtgtggaaagagcttcagtgacagcagTTCCCATAGGAGACAccgaagaactcatacaggggagcaACCTTATACATGTtccgaatgtggaaagagcttcagtcatagtcacagccttacgtcgcatcaacgaactcatacaggggagaaaccgtatacatgttccgagtgtggaaagagcttcagtgacagtagtTCCCATACTAATCAccgaagaactcatacaggggagaaaccgtatacgtgttccgagtgtggaaagagcttcagtgacagcagTTCCCATAGGAGACAccgaagaactcatacaggggagcaaccgtatacatgttcagagtgtggaaagagcttcagtgacagcagTTCCCATAGGagacaccaaagaactcatacaggggagcaACCTTATACATGttctgaatgtggaaagagcttcagtcatagtcaCAGCCTTACGTCGCATCAGCGAACTCATACAGgtgagaaaccgtatacatgttccgagtgtggaaagagcttcagtgagagtAGCAGCCTTAAGTCACATCAACAAATTCATACACGTGAGAAAccatatacatgttcagagtgtggaaagagcttcagtcagagtagtgcccttaccttgcatcaaagaactcatactggggagaaacgttataaatgttttgaatgtaaaaagagcttcagtcacagttgtTCCCTTACCTTGCAtctacgaactcatacaggggagaaaccatatacctgttcagtgtgtggaaagagcttcagtcacagtggtacCCTTACTAagcaccaaagaactcatacaggggagaaaccgtatacatgttcagagtgtggaaagagctttggtaCGAATGGTAGCCTTACGTCGCATAAAAGATCTCACAGAGGAGAGACACTGTATatatgttcagagtgtggaaagagcttcacttacAGCAATGGCTTACTAGACATCAGAGACTCATCAAGGcagcaaaccttataa